A genomic window from Zalophus californianus isolate mZalCal1 chromosome 13, mZalCal1.pri.v2, whole genome shotgun sequence includes:
- the LOC113934106 gene encoding LOW QUALITY PROTEIN: spermatogenesis-associated protein 31A3-like (The sequence of the model RefSeq protein was modified relative to this genomic sequence to represent the inferred CDS: inserted 4 bases in 2 codons), which produces MENFSSLRSTGTTWLSSSPTSCVIDTIFAFLCGLGLFLLLLLCFQSNPSLPPPRKYRNTGKHQVELRKRSRSKKKSGALKACRNCLKELEGACSLISLLQSCLVRLPDKGGFHQHLCQDPPGEVYKAVPAGAHQPCGEPVDVAAPAVSLLATPVPLTQRPLLLGPKTSSVSVHSHSSLSASWTPEPFLPLGSLLPQPLALSPPPPHPLNSEACHPPLTASSAPQLSDTILTLPQCDSMAFPLGTITQRSSHTPWSASLIPGTSGLGHSSCPISALSWWHTTGKALCLSTSSNYESQREHLSHHSPEASFWGNPTNREVGVANPSLLRSDDQKFLEIQVTKGVKINIWKEKEKDGSYLKQMSPNYHLNSLGNMLKSLGAEQKTTSPQHFWSTKGKPEQLPGLQQLSYPKVWGHHLQQKYNQLFWGLPSLHSESLVATAWISESSSALQSPSFLFNGISSDCPVQMQAKLSPLLSQSKPLSQLEFQSQPLISAIPQFQPPPLAQILTQDHLQSSLPILSPSSSPQIRACQISCPTAQDKSQSLIPTEIQHPEWPLHEQLGSGGLSSVIKRSQEDFSVFTSNPPEDSWVVSILPENFPISPELRKQLEQHLQKWLIQHHWELPCKIQEFLELRQLQGELSGTCQAKGKQRPSQLSAFAGSSKETQKVGFQLSQGMGKGLGYILGKVPKDLFQASENSLMKFQGVGSGESESDLGLSQNESGSNLLRSLDTNLENILKRGHLGRKLGQISECGPVSMCQSCLAVNHAFPKSNTDMEXNLGILKRWGPYVNTSHRVSFLHPDIQEVLEAHIIRFWVRHRWGLPLKVLKPINLLMKKVQPLPILQFASTPSATHVSGAPSIVKFAEFLGKPPQACLGKKAITEESVSTLESLPLAPSPAYEEIQRALGRAPSSDNQGPLKASLIGQEDRPPSQSLTLNFMGRTWQSGSAECIERSSLELSPSSAMTRNEPREKSVDWTSQDPCHRVAMLEMNLGSQCFSAEKDREAVEPMCLETNVLTKSQTINVHTGSLNTSKKLSRMSVFQDPGESCLNEEESEFNSKVNTKSENQPQDCSTHMLLAADNLASQVPQCHSQRVPTGGKVASQMLYGFTADQRSCLRQQEPMISKLQDSWKNQCKMTVPTCKREDYRRLNSGNEERFEELRTSQAEYMSHPAPVRGIVDSFRRRYFQLLPEKKQGPPESLFRKRMRRFSQWIFPNEKDKGQNALQKYKPITTQNQGPVKSKSIMSSETHESQALMTAVGQIIEEKMAIHHGLHATKLNEHNQELQAPVCGCFHYHRLPFYPEQGRIMNYTAHSHQATSKDQSSSIRERQVRHRLSLKSVRFKDEQLGLKHLPSSPPKKXLSPVSPCQYGPRMPGVPSHHHHCPRHCLLQEGI; this is translated from the exons ATGGaaaatttctcttctctgagaAGCACTGGTACCACCTGGTTGAGCTCCAGTCCCACCTCCTGTGTGATTGATACCATCTTTGCTTTCCTATGTGGACTTGGGCTCTTTCTTCTGTTACTCCTCTGCTTTCAGAGTAATCCATCCTTACCACCACCTAGAAAATATAGAAACACCGGGAAG CATCAAGTGGAGCtgaggaagaggagcaggagtAAGAAGAAAAGTGGAGCTTTGAAAG CTTGCAGAAATTGCCTGAAAGAACTGGAGGGAGCTTGCAGCCTGATTTCACTTTTGCAAAG CTGCCTGGTGAGGCTCCCTGACAAGGGTGGCTTTCATCAGCACTTATGTCAAGATCCCCCTGGTGAGGTGTACAAAGCAGTGCCTGCTGGAGCCCACCAGCCATGCGGGGAGCCTGTGGATGTTGCTGCTCCTGCTGTGTCCTTGCTGGCTACCCCAGTTCCTCTGACCCAACGCCCTCTACTTCTTGGCCCAAAGACCTCTTCAGTTTCTGTTCATTCCCACTCATCTCTGAGTGCCTCTTGGACACCAGAGCCTTTTCTTCCCCTAGGCAGCCTTTTACCCCAGCCACttgctctttcccctccccctccacatcCCCTTAATTCAGAGGCCTGCCATCCACCTCTGACAGCCTCTTCTGCCCCACAACTTTCAGACACCATTCTGACTCTTCCTCAGTGTGACTCAATGGCATTCCCACTGGGCACCATTACACAGAGGTCATCTCATACCCCATGGTCAGCTTCTCTTATCCCAGGCACCTCAGGCCTTGGCCACTCAAGCTGTCCCATTTCAGCCCTGTCTTGGTGGCACACCACTGGCAAAGCCTTGTGCCTCTCAACCTCATCAAATTATGAGTCTCAGCGAGAACACCTTTCCCACCACTCACCAGAGGCCTCATTCTGGGGAAACCCCACCAACAGAGAAGTAGGAGTTGCTAACCCCTCTTTGCTCAGGTCTGATGACCAGAAGTTCCTGGAGATACAAGTCACAAAGGGAGTCAAGATcaacatttggaaagaaaaagaaaaagatggatcATATCTAAAACAAATGAGCCCAAACTACCACCTGAATTCTTTGGGGAATATGTTGAAATCACTGGGTGCTGAGCAGAAAACCACAAGCCCCCAACACTTCTGGAGCACAAAAGGCAAACCAGAGCAGTTGCCTGGTCTTCAGCAGCTCTCATATCCTAAGGTTTGGGGGCACCATTTACAGCAGAAATATAACCAGCTTTTCTGGGGTCTCCCCTCTCTACACAGTGAATCTCTGGTGGCTACTGCCTGGATCTCTGAGAGCTCTTCAGCACTGCAGTCTCCTTCTTTCTTATTCAATGGAATCTCAAGTGACTGCCCAGTTCAAATGCAGGCTAAACTATCTCCACTGCTTTCCCAGTCCAAACCCCTGTCCCAACTGGAGTTCCAATctcaacccttgatttcagccaTACCTCAATTCcaacccccacctctggctcAGATCCTGACCCAAGATCATCTCCAATCCTCCCTTCCAATTCTATCACCTTCTTCCTCACCCCAGATCAGGGCCTGTCAAATATCTTGCCCTACGGCCCAGGATAAGTCACAATCTCTCATCCCAACTGAGATTCAACATCCAGAATGGCCTTTGCATGAGCAACTAGGAAGTGGGGGTTTGTCCTCTGTAATCAAAAGATCTCAAGAGGACTTTAGTGTCTTCACTTCTAACCCTCCTGAAGACAGCTGGGTGGTCTCCATCCTTCCTGAGAATTTTCCAATCAGTCCTGAGCTCCGTAAGCAACTGGAGCAACACCTACAAAAGTGGCTCATTCAACACCATTGGGAGCTGCCCTGTAAGATCCAAGAGTTTCTGGAACTAAGGCAGCTTCAGGGTGAATTATCAGGGACATGTCAGGCAAAGGGCAAGCAAAGACCCTCACAGCTCTCTGCATTTGCAGGAAGCAGCAAGGAGACACAGAAAGTTGGGTTCCAACTAAGCCAGGGCATGGGCAAGGGCCTGGGGTATATTTTGGGGAAGGTCCCAAAAGATCTCTTCCAGGCCTCAGAGAACTCCCTAATGAAGTTTCAGGGAGTGGGCTCTGGGGAATCAGAAAGTGACTTGGGGCTGTCACAGAATGAATCAGGAAGTAATTTACTAAGGAGCTTAGATACGAATCTAGAAAACATCTTGAAAAGAGGTCATTTGGGCAGGAAGTTGGGGCAGATCAGTGAGTGTGGGCCTGTGAGTATGTGCCAATCCTGTCTTGCTGTCAACCATGCTTTTCCCAAGTCCAACACTGACATGGA AAATCTAGGAATCTTGAAGCGTTGGGGACCATATGTGAACACCTCCCACAGGGTTTCCTTCCTCCATCCAGACATTCAAGAAGTTCTGGAAGCACATATTATAAGGTTTTGGGTGAGGCACAGGTGGGGTCTACCTCTCAAGGTCCTCAAACCCATAAATCTCTTGATGAAAAAGGTTCAACCCTTGCCCATTCTTCAGTTTGCCTCTACCCCCTCAGCCACCCATGTGTCTGGGGCCCCCTCAATAGTCAAGTTTGCTGAATTCCTGGGAAAACCTCCTCAGGCATGTCTGGGAAAGAAGGCAATAACAGAAGAGTCAGTTTCCACCCTGGAAAGCCTTCCCCTTGCTCCTTCACCTGCGTATGAGGAAATCCAGAGGGCGCTGGGAAGGGCCCCATCTAGTGACAACCAGGGGCCCTTAAAAGCCTCTCTGATTGGACAGGAGGACAGGCCACCTTCTCAGTCCCTCACACTCAACTTCATGGGCAGAACTTGGCAGAGTGGTTCTGCAGAATGCATTGAGAGGAGCAGCCTAGAGTTGAGTCCCAGTTCAGCAATGACCAGGAATGAGCCAAGAGAGAAGAGTGTGGATTGGACCTCACAAGACCCCTGTCATAGGGTAGCAATGCTGGAGATGAACTTAGGATCCCAATGTTTTAGTGCTGAAAAGGACAGGGAGGCAGTGGAACCAATGTGCTTGGAAACCAATGTGCTCACAAAATCCCAAACCATAAATGTGCATACGGGGAGTTTAAATACCAGTAAAAAACTTTCTAGAATGTCTGTTTTCCAAGATCCTGGAGAGTCATGCCTTAATGAAGAGGAAAGTGAATTTAATTCCAAAGTGAATACAAAGTCAGAGAACCAACCTCAAGACTGTTCTACACACATGCTCCTTGCTGCAGACAACTTGGCTTCTCAGGTGCCACAGTGTCATTCCCAGAGAGTGCCTACTGGGGGCAAGGTAGCTTCCCAGATGCTATATGGCTTCACAGCAGACCAAAGGAGCTGCCTAAGGCAGCAAGAGCCCATGATCTCTAAACTTCAGGACTCATGGAAGAACCAGTGCAAGATGACTGTCCCTACTTGTAAGAGAGAGGACTATAGGAGGCTCAACTCAGGAAATGAAGAACGGTTTGAGGAATTGAGGACCTCTCAAGCAGAGTATATGAGTCACCCTGCCCCAGTCAGGGGAATAGTAGATTCTTTTAGGAGAAGATACTTCCAGCTCCTGCCAGAGAAGAAACAGGGTCCTCCTGAAAGCCTCTTCAGAAAAAGGATGAGGCGCTTTTCTCAATGGATTTTCCCCAATGAAAAAGACAAAGGTCAGAATGCTCTACAGAAATATAAGCCAATAACTACCCAGAACCAAGGACCAGTCAAAAGCAAATCAATTATGTCCAGTGAGACTCATGAGTCTCAGGCACTCATGACAGCTGTTGGACAGATTATAGAGGAGAAAATGGCAATTCACCATGGACTTCATGCCACAAAGTTAAATGAGCACAACCAGGAACTCCAAGCACCAGTATGTGGGTGTTTCCACTACCACAGACTTCCCTTCTACCCAGAGCAAGGGAGAATAATGAATTATACAGCCCACAGTCACCAAGCCACCTCCAAGGACCAGAGTAGCTCTATCAGGGAAAGGCAGGTCAGACATCGGCTGTCCTTGAAAAGTGTAAGATTCAAGGATGAGCAGCTGGGCCTGAAGCACCTCCCATCCTCGCCTCCCAAGAA ACTGTCTCCAGTCAGTCCCTGCCAGTATGGGCCAAGGATGCCGGGTGTCccaagccaccatcatcactGCCCACGGCACTGTCTTCTTCAGGAAGGGATCTAG